The window GACATGACCGACccattgtagttgttgttttgttatcatACATTCAATccctgtgacacacacacacacacacacacacacacacacacacacacacacacacacacacgcgcgcacacacacacacacacacacacacacacacacacacacacacacaagtaatgGGAACTCAGATCTATAGCCAACAAATTGTAGCTAAAATGTTGAGCTTGTACTTGTACAACTTAAATACAGTAGTCCAGTTCCTCAGACCAGTATGGTAGATTGCTATATATTCTTGTGTAGTGATTTGATCAATATAATTACTGAACTGCATTTCTGTCTTGTGTCAGATTCCTCGACCACAGAACATTCTTGACATGTTCAGGTACTTAACCACATCTGATGACGGTCAGATATACATCCATTACATTTCATCACCACTACATCTTATggctgtacagtacaagcaaaTACAATAGATATCAACATATTTGAGGTACTTGTTCATGTTTGACTTACAGAATTATGAATTAAAGTCTGTCCCATTGGACTTAACCCCTCTTCTTCCCCCCAAAGCTACTTCCCCCAAAGCTACTTGTGGGAGGGCATTTTGTAACTAGATTAAGTCGTAGTAAATTGAGtgttatcaacaaacagtttaATATGCCAATAGCATGACCAGGCGTGGATCCAGAATTTTGCGGTAGGGGTGGCCTGAGTACCTTCTGGccaagccacgcccatttatAATCCTTGAAAAGGCGATCCAAGTAAAAAGGTTTTAGCATTGAAACTCGTTTGCTTACGAGATTAATTGCTTTGCACATAATTCGAACTCTAAACAGACTCGCAGATGTGATTATTAGTAACACTGGTAGGCATTTCGAGCTTAGCTGAGTGTAAGTACTTCGAGCATTTAGTCACAGAAGGCTGAagggctggctggctggctagggGGCCGGTGGGCCACCCCATAGATCCGCATCTAATGACTGCGTTTCTAAAGACTACATGGACCACTAGCATTGATGACATGACACACAGTGATGGTGTAAAGTCAAAGAATTGGGAAGTTTTTTCTCTGTTGGGAAACGTTTCCCAAAGCTATTGATCAGTTTAGGTTTGCTGATAACATTACCAGCTAGGTTTCCAGTTGTTATCACCTCTGATGcctaaacatttctagttaCTACATCTAATCATGTTCTGTGTTCATTGGTCATCTCGTTGatacaattaataattaataccgGAAATTAGCATGATATCTTTGTTAAAACCTATTTATAACATTAGGCCCACTTGCAAACTGGCCAGACCCATCGTAAGCCGGCCAGCCGAATTTTAACCAAATCTAAAATGGTCAGCTTAGATTGAAAGCTCATTAGGTGTAAGAGATTTGGAGGTTTTGAAAAGTTGGTAAAAGTGTAAACTTAGAAAGAAGGGTGAGACAGTTTTAATAAATCGAAAGCGATTCTAAATCAGTCCAGACCATCAATGCCGTCCAGACAGTCTTAAAGCCGTGTGCTAGTTTTGAAATTGTCTAAGTTAGTAAGTGGTCTCTAACATCTTAGAAGAACGGCACCAACGAGAGCTTCAGAATGATGTTAGTAGCATGTTGCTGCGACTTTTCTAATGCCGGTCGGTTATTGCAGTTTTCTATGGTTGAAGTTAGCTGGGATGGACTTTAgtcttgtacacacacacacacacacacacacacacacacacacacacacacacacacacacacacacacacacacacacacacacacacacacacacacatacacacacacacacacacacacacacacacacacacacacacacacacacacacacacatgcacacacacacgtgcacacacacacgtgcacacacacacacgtgcacacacagatgtaTCTCCTTTTCTAGATGACATGACAATAGCTTTATGGGATATTCGGAATGTCGATCAAAAGGTCACCAGTCTGGAGGGGCACACGTAAGACAATACGTGAACTCGAATGTTCAATATTGTACATTTTACATATTGCTGTAGTGGCTGGGTGAAAAGCATTGAATACAGTTATCGAGAAAAGATGGTGGTGACCACTGGATTTGATAATACAGTCAGGTTGTGACCATTAGTGGTGTGATCTATTGATTTTGTTTGATTAGTTTGACATTCCAGGGTTTGGGAAACGAACACATTTTCTGATGATTACACGATTGGTTACGTAGTGAGTAGATATTACTGTTACTTGTCTGGTTATTGGACTGATTATTAATCATGTTTTATTGAGGTATTCACCATTCAATATAGCACGAGACTCAAGCTGACGTCCGATGACAATAAGATGGTACAGTACTGAACGTTTGACTAGCCTCGTGCCGGACTCTCTCGGGCACGACCGAGAGCCTAGAGGGTTTGGTACGAGGCTACTTTTGATGTTGTCGTGTCGCTAGCTTACTAGTAATTCTTATTGATTTACAGGTAATAGCGACATCTGTGGGGCTCATATTAGTCATTCACAAATTGTCACTTACTTTCCTTCAGGTACTGTACTGCTGCTTtagtgcttgtgtgtgtgtgcatacgtgtgtgtgtgctgtgtgtgtgtgtgtgtgtgcatgcttgtgtgtgtgtgtgtgtgtgtgtgtgtgtgtgtgtgtgtgcacacgtgcgtgtgtgtgcgtgcatgcgtgtgtgggtgtgtgtgtgtgcatgcttgtgtgtgtgtgtgtgtgtgtgtgtgtgtgtgtgtgtgtgtgtgcatgcgtccgtgcatgtgtgtgtgtgtgtgtgtgtgtgtgtgtgtgcatgtgtgcatgaatGTACAGCATTCATTCTGTCGTTGGAATGATTTAGGAGGATATGCGTGGGTTTAACCCTTTGGAAGTATGGATGGCTCACAGAGATGGGTAAGTATATGATTATGGTTTTTGGTGATAAAGTGGACATTTTTACAAAGACAGTAGGATTTACGTTTACACTGATGGCTGATCGTGACCGGCCAGGCAGGGTCGAGTGTTTTGCATGGGATGGTAATTGTTATAGATAAAAAAAGTTGAACGATCTAGCACTTGTTACACTGTCTTCGGAGCAAGCTACATAAGTGTGAaacattgtcacgtgacaaaaaaTATGGATGTCAGAGTAATTGTATTTCATCTGCTTAGTACTGCGCATGCCCTGTTGCTATTCATTATTCTATTGTGGAGTCTAGCctacagtagtgtgtgtgtgtgtgtgtgtgtgtgtgtgtgtgtgtgtgtgtgtgtgtgtgtgtgtgtgtgtgcattgctAAGTCTCTCATCCATCTTCATGTTTTAGCGACAGAAGATATACAGAAACACTTCATTTTCAACACAACAGGAATCGTGTCCAATTTATCAGCGATTACGTATGTTCCACAGTACATCGCTTGCCTTATCAACTCTCTCACTAGTCCATCTATTGCCAGTTACCAGACATGTACCCGTGGTCAATAAACTCTATAGAAATTCATCCCAAAGGGAAGTGTGTCTTGAGTCGTTTTGTATCAGAAGAATTCAACTCAGAGGTAATTTAATTACCAGAAAGCCACATTTTACTAGGTTTCTGTTATGATGTTAATCACATGTCTGACAACAGTGGACGACCATCCATGCCTTGGAAACTAAAACAGATGACAATCGGTCGTTGCTGTGGTATACAGAGGTAGGTGGCTACGTTGCATCCAGCATGCCGTGTTATTATTATCCGAGGCATGAAATGCTagggtacatgtacatgtacagtgtacttgtaCAGTAGTGCaggctggtcacgtgaccaaataccGTAGACTGGGAAATTTTGGCGACAGTTTTAATGTGGCAATTGGCGAGTGAATAGTCAAAATCAGAATTCGCCAAATTTTCAGATGTCtcattgtgcatgcacacatctgTGTTGCAAAATCTGGCGCTACTTTCGAATTCAAACAATAGAATGTCCTTTGCTTCCGACGCTCTCAATGTGTGTTCCTTGTCCGAAGCGGGAAGTAGAACGAGCCAACCATGGCATAAGTTGCAATTGCATTCAGTCACAGAACTCCGGATCCTCTgacaagtcacgtgcacacgtgtgaACTTACGAGTACACACAGCCAGAATTGGGAGGTACGCTGAAGAAAACGGGCCTACTAGAGCTGCATTTCACCAAATATTAACGGCGCCAAAATTTTACAGTCCACGGTGTGTCTAGAACGAAtcttatttattttgtttgtgtgacagGAGGCTAACAGAGAGAGAGATTACATAAAGGAGATCTGTTTCAGTGCAGACGGTCGTGTGGCTTGTTCACCCTTTGCCTATGGGTGAGTACGATTTCTTGGTGTCTTACTGTTTTACTGTGTCCAagggtacacgtgtacagtacagtacagcacacgtgtacagtacgGCACACGTGTACAGTATGGCACACTACGgcacacgtgtacagtacagcacaCTACGgcacacgtgtacagtaccacaCACGTGTactagtcttgcgtagccagacccctttccgccacGTCATACTTCCGAGCGAAATGGCGGAAAGgagtctggctatgcgagactacacATGTacccagagccgtatatatagagagagttgcgacatgaccatttggtcacgtgagatTATGAGCACCATTTTGTGTCCAGTTGTACATAATTTGCACTATCCGGGAAATCCAAAGatagttgttttgtttagtcACTGCTTGCAGAATGCCTTGCTGTTGCGCTTGGGGATGGAGCAATGCAAGTGCGCTCTAACCCAGGATTATACAGAGCCGCAGTCGAAAACTACTCTACATACGTGTAAAGTCCCTCAAAATTAGGGAAAGTGTTGTTCATACCTATAGTAATAAGTTCCATTAACTTCAAGCTTTGTCGATGTTCGTACAATTTATACAAGAATTTACTACCGTCGGCTGGACAGAAAATGGTGCCCATAATTCTGGGTTGTCGCAACCCTCTCTATACGGCTCTGCGTATGTACCGGGTAGACTCGAGTCCCTGCCTTcctcattccccggattgtcaatcctcgccggggtggggagagactggctcgagtctagtcCAAGGGCCTAGGGTGGAATACCAACAGTTAGCATCATTACTGTTAACTATTGTGTTTAGGATTAGATTGTTCTCGCCTACCGTTGACTGTGATGTTTTTACTGAACCGGAAGAGGTAAgtgttgtgttatgtgtgtAGTACTTGGTGTTTCtgagtgttttgtgtttgtagtttgaTGACATGCAACCCACAGAGCTGGTGGAAATCAACTCGGTCATTAGTCACAAGAATGTGGTGCTCACTACGAAGTATGTTGGTTAATATTGAATATTGGTTTAGAAAATATGAGTGTTTGgattggacacacacacacacacacacacacacacacacacacacacacacacacacacacacacacactgtcacatgcaaacacatgcacacacactgtcacacacaacacacacacacacacacacacacacacacacacacacacacacacacacacacacacacacactgtcacatgcaaacacatgcacacacactgtcacacactgtcacacacacacacacacacacacacacacacacacacacacacacacacggtgatTGATTATTATGAgttaaggctggttcacaatattgatgctgacgttcagctgagcgtcaacatcaaagacaccgccttgacgcaggtggcatcctttgatgttaaCGCTGActctggaataggattcatttctattccagcgtcaacgTTGGCGTCggtgtcaatattgtgaactaggaTGTAGTCAACAGGGCACTTAGTGCTTACAttgtgcttaattaaattttaatttaagcTTACTCttacaaaaattgattttttaattttaaattgatATTTGCTTATTAAAAATTGTAATACGAAACGTGAGTGTGGCAGAACGTATATTAGATaatcattgcatgcatgcatgcattgcaagtaggtgtgtgcatgtgtgtgtgcgtgtgcgtgtgtgtgtgtgtgtgcgtgtgtgtgcatgtgtgtgtgtgcgtgtgtgtgcatgtgtgtgtgtgtgtgtgtgtgtgtgtgtgtgcatgtatgtgtgtgtgtgtgtgtgtgtgtgtgcgcgcacgcgcgtgcgcacgtACATGCGTAGAGATTGGATGTATGCATTCTCTGCCATAGATAACTGAAGTTTGGTGACTTTGCAACAAGTTGCTTGtgcttagtctcgcgtagccagacccctttccacCCCATCATGCTCATGTACATATTAACACGGCAGCATCCTCTCGAATGTTGCCAAAATTTGACATCtaattgaaatcaattaaTGTAGTACACAATGTTTCCTGGCACTTTGTTTACTCAACTCAAACTCATATTGTTGGGTCACAGACATGTTGCATGTCAAATTAGATGCACCAATAGAGTCTAGTAATCTGATTGCTTTCATTGTTGTGTATACTTACGTAGACCTTTTTTTTAGATTTTCACCTGTGCATATGTTGTTTGTGAGTGGATGTCTTGGTGGTCGAGTATGCTTCAGTCAACCTCATCTtgcataatttaattaatggagaTAATGTGGTAAGAGAAGACGAATTTTTTGCTTTCTATTTTGTTCATATTCGAATCTCGGCCAAACTCAAACTGCTGTGCAGCTCCTGATGTGCTACTTTTTTAGTATGTACCGCATTACATGAGCCGCTTCGGCCCATTTGTTTTGTCAACTTAAGTACCCGGATAATTTGTAGCACGTGATATTGCAGTAAGCCTTGGAGTCCAGACAGTATAGCGAGCAATAATATGATTATCAATATGGTACAGTAGTCCCCCTTCACGCATGAAACAAAACGAGCAACGCGTGGTCTGTTGCTAATTCCCAAAATGATGGCTGATAGCTAAATTAGTTATGAGCCAGACAAACTgactttgtaaagtcatgtgacttagCGATACAAAAGACGGCTGGAACGATTTCCAGTTTGTGACTATGTAACATTTATGGCTAATTTGAGTGTATGGTAACTAAACTCTTGCTAAGAACGTTAGAGACTTGAGTCATGTGCACTTGTACAGCCGGGTTATCGCTTtgtggtctggctacgcgaggaaTGTGCGCAGAGCAGAGCcgtacatgcacacagtgcGCAGGATCGGATGCAGTGACCATGGAGGAGGAGCACCGTGAGTTGCTGCGAAGCAACCGCGTCTATTTAACCGATAATCTAGATCCAAGTACGTTCAGCAATCTCCTCCTGCAAGAGAAACTGCTTAGCGATAACGAATTCGAGCTAATGGAAGCGGAGAAGACGACAAAACACAAGGCGGAATTTCTACTCGGCAAATTAACGAGGAAGGGACCGGATGCATTTGGAAAATTTCTGGATGTGTTGCGAAAAACGAGTGGTCAGGAGTATATTGCTGAGCATATTGCCAAGCAACTGGAGCAATGTGATGCAGGTAGGTGTGCGGTGAGTGTGACTGGTTACCATCCGTCCTGTCAAGTGATTCTCTTCGATTTTGATGTCGTGCGCGTGTCGAGCGTTGCACTCTGTGGTAAAAACATTGTAGCAATCGCTAGTTTCGACGGTGTGTGACGTCGCTCTGAAAGCGCGGCGCGTTGAGAGATAAGTGTCTTGCCGCCCACACGAGTGTGAGGCTCGTATTTCTACGCGAATTTTTGCGTAGAATCAAAGTCCTGGTAATGAATGTTTCGATTGAAAGGATAAACGCCAATAGGGTTAGACATATACTACAGCCAATGCCTTGGTTGGAAGTCTATGATAGAGTATTTCGTTTGTTAGCACGTGGTTGGGAGGGAAACGAGGGAGGACGTTTAATGAAGTAATGAACTGTGAAGGATCAGCACAGGAGTACACGTCAGCAACATCGTTGTAACACTCAGTCTATTTACGTGTTTTACTAAATCTGTGGTGAAATGACATCTTGTGAGTGTGTACATTGTGCCAATAGATAAAATTCCATCCCTGGAATGTTCTGCTATATACTCCCATCTCAGTTTACCACAAACATTTCCGATTAGATACACGACGCTGTGGGTATGATCCCAACAAGGTATCCAATTGTTTATCCAACTTGTTGGCATAGTGTTAATAGCAGCTACCACAGTTTCCTTTTTCCTGTTCATAACCAAATCTGATGAATACTACAGCAACAACCAGGGGGCAGGAGGGTCGGGATTGGGGGGCAGGAGGGTCGGGATTGGGGGGCAGGAGGGTCGGGATTGGGGGGCATTGTCCCTCTAATACTGGACGCTATGTAATGGGATTTCGTTTCATCAAAGAaaaatactttagaagttTCCttgcttgcaagtagaaataaaaatattggatggtgttgcagttgactcacttgatacacattgttgtgatcatttgtgtgcatgctgctctgaCTACTTCAGTCACATACTAATCAgtgacaaaccaaccatattcAGTTAAATCAAAATGGCAGCAGTCTGTTATGAAATGTTCACCCCCCTAATCCAAAGGAGCTTCCACCACCCCTGCACTGTAATCAGTGACAACCTATCAGTGTCGTGGGATACCAGACCAGCCGTTGACAGGCAAACCTTTCCACATTGAGACGAAGTCAGGTGTGGATCCAGTTGATTTTTAGGACATACAATAATTTCTTGAGGCGACATTTATAAACAATCTGGATGTTTTCAACTGTGATCGTGATTTGTCTACCTATATTTCTTCTAATGCTACCCTACAACACACCATTCCATTTTACATGACTCGTTGCT of the Corticium candelabrum chromosome 7, ooCorCand1.1, whole genome shotgun sequence genome contains:
- the LOC134182175 gene encoding DDB1- and CUL4-associated factor 10 homolog — encoded protein: MGSISIFQKVQLRSIGGHFSPSSQTAYLYRSMRSSGHWEYEEKSSSPYGSVFGLDFSPRGDVVIAACEKNSILMFDPYTHRCVKAVGRAHNDCVNGVRFLDHRTFLTCSDDMTIALWDIRNVDQKVTSLEGHTGWVKSIEYSYREKMVVTTGFDNTVRVWETNTFSDDYTIGYVVFTIQYSTRLKLTSDDNKMVIATSVGLILVIHKLSLTFLQEDMRGFNPLEVWMAHRDGDRRYTETLHFQHNRNRVQFISDYLPDMYPWSINSIEIHPKGKCVLSRFVSEEFNSEWTTIHALETKTDDNRSLLWYTEEANRERDYIKEICFSADGRVACSPFAYGIRLFSPTVDCDVFTEPEEFDDMQPTELVEINSVISHKNVVLTTKFSPVHMLFVSGCLGGRVCFSQPHLA